The proteins below are encoded in one region of Corvus hawaiiensis isolate bCorHaw1 chromosome 3, bCorHaw1.pri.cur, whole genome shotgun sequence:
- the MTLN gene encoding mitoregulin, with translation MVLEALRPRAVRWALLAAFAAGVVVGWQAGRARRRFLRWRQRYLQRRLAAAQEQLEAA, from the coding sequence atgGTGCTGGAGGCGCTGCGGCCGCGGGCCGTGCGCTGGGCGCTGCTGGCCGCCTTCGCTGCCGGAGTGGTGGTGGGCTGGCAGGCGGGCCGGGCACGCCGCCGCTTCCTGCGCTGGCGGCAGCGATACCTCCAGCGCCGCCTCGCCGCCgcacaggagcagctggaagcgGCCTGA